A window of the Hordeum vulgare subsp. vulgare chromosome 5H, MorexV3_pseudomolecules_assembly, whole genome shotgun sequence genome harbors these coding sequences:
- the LOC123398235 gene encoding uncharacterized protein LOC123398235: protein MPGPPPAQALPPAPKPRAKRHLLLLLTAPSLLALVLAVLFATSSNPLPRLVHLLLRPRSSLLSPPEPVPAADTSTDAGRPPCVLWMAPFASGGGYCSEAWSYVASLDENVSEGVGANFTLSIAHHGDLESPEFWQGLPEQSKNLAYRLATARCELSRAVVVCHSEPGAWYPPMYESLPCPPTGYDEPAFVIGRTMFETDRVSPEHVRRCNQMDAVWVPTEFHVSTFVKSGVDPSKVVKVVQAVDVTFFDPAKHVAFPLPIGFSVMAPDDSTWNPDSSKGKGFVFLSVFKWEQRKGWDVLLTAYLQEFSGADDVVLYLLTNAYHSDTDFGGKIHRFMNKSSIEEPVLGWAEVRVVDEHVPQSDLPRLYKAADAFVLPSRGEGWGRPVVEAMAMELPVIVTNWSGSTEYLTEENGYPLDVDRLTEVTEGPFKGHLCAEPSVDHLRALMRRVFGDQEEARRKGRKAREDMVERFSPEVVARIVADQIQQVVVST from the coding sequence ATGCCAGGCCCACCTCCGGCACAGGCTCTCCCTCCAGCACCCAAACCCAGAGCCAagcgccacctccttctcctcctcacggCGCCGTCCCTCCTCGCCCTCGTCCTCGCCGTGCTCTTCGCCACCTCAAGCAACCCGCTGCCACGCCTCGTCCACCTTCTCCTCAGACCGAGGTCTTCCCTCCTCAGCCCGCCGGAGCCAGTCCCCGCGGCCGATACCTCGACGGATGCGGGACGCCCGCCATGTGTTCTATGGATGGCCCCTTTCGCCTCCGGCGGCGGCTACTGCTCCGAGGCTTGGTCCTACGTCGCCTCGCTTGACGAGAATGTCTCTGAAGGCGTCGGTGCGAACTTCACGCTCTCAATCGCGCACCACGGCGACCTCGAGTCGCCGGAGTTCTGGCAGGGCTTGCCCGAGCAGTCCAAGAACTTGGCGTACAGGCTCGCCACTGCGCGGTGTGAGCTCTCTCGGGCTGTCGTTGTGTGCCACAGCGAGCCTGGCGCGTGGTACCCGCCGATGTACGAGTCTCTGCCTTGCCCGCCTACCGGATACGACGAGCCGGCGTTCGTCATTGGCCGGACGATGTTCGAGACTGACCGTGTCTCGCCGGAGCATGTCAGGCGCTGTAACCAGATGGATGCTGTCTGGGTACCGACAGAGTTCCACGTCTCCACATTCGTGAAGAGCGGGGTCGATCCCTCCAAGGTCGTCAAGGTAGTGCAGGCCGTCGATGTCACGTTCTTTGATCCGGCCAAGCACGTCGCCTTTCCTCTTCCGATTGGTTTCTCTGTCATGGCGCCCGATGATTCTACATGGAATCCTGATAGCTCCAAAGGCAAAGGTTTTGTGTTTCTTAGTGTGTTCAAATGGGAGCAGAGGAAGGGCTGGGATGTGCTTCTGACAGCCTATCTGCAGGAGTTCTCTGGAGCTGATGATGTTGTACTCTACCTACTGACCAATGCTTACCACTCTGACACTGATTTTGGAGGGAAAATCCACAGATTTATGAACAAATCCAGCATTGAGGAGCCAGTGCTAGGATGGGCAGAAGTCCGGGTGGTTGATGAGCATGTCCCACAGTCCGACCTTCCAAGGTTGTACAAGGCTGCAGATGCATTTGTGCTACCTTCCCGTGGCGAGGGGTGGGGAAGGCCGGTGGTCGAAGCCATGGCCATGGAACTGCCAGTTATTGTGACAAATTGGTCAGGCTCAACAGAGTACCTGACTGAAGAGAATGGGTACCCACTGGACGTGGACAGGCTGACTGAGGTCACAGAAGGGCCATTCAAGGGTCATCTCTGCGCTGAGCCATCAGTTGATCATCTGAGAGCTTTGATGAGGCGTGTCTTTGGTGATCAGGAGGAGGCGAGGAGAAAAGGGAGGAAGGCAAGGGAAGACATGGTCGAGAGGTTTTCGCCAGAGGTTGTGGCAAGGATTGTTGCTGATCAGATACAACAGGTGGTTGTCAGTACTTAG
- the LOC123397671 gene encoding chlorophyll a-b binding protein 7, chloroplastic has protein sequence MMPPLLRFPAPPSAGVVCWRRKSMRVRASWQELAGVLVFSAVPFTAVKAIANSPLGASLRRRLESRKASAAAEADALRAAAREARSSSFWYGGARPRWLGPLRYDYPEHLAGEFPGDYGFDIAGLGRDPVAFANYFNFEILHCRWAMLAALGVVVPELLDLFGIVHFVEPVWWKVGYAKLQGDTLDYLGIPGFRIAGGQGIIVIAICQVLLMVGPEYARYCGIEALEPLGIYLPGDINYPGGALFDPLGLSKDPVAFEELKVKEIKNGRLAMVAWIGFYIQAAVTGKGPVQNLAEHLSDPLHNNILSPFL, from the exons ATGATGCCTCCCCTCCTCCGCTTCCCCGCGCCGCCGTCCGCCGGTGTCGTCTGCTGGCGGCGGAAAAGCATGCGTGTGCGTGCGTCGTGGCAGGAGCTGGCAGGCGTGCTGGTGTTCTCCGCCGTCCCCTTCACCGCCGTCAAGGCCATCGCCAACAGCCCCCTCGGCGCCAGCCTCCGGCGCCGCCTCGAGTCCAGGaaggcctccgccgccgccgaggcaGATGCCCTCCGCGCCGCCGCCCGGGAGGCCCGCAGCTCCAG cttttggtacgGCGGAGCTCGGCCGCGGTGGCTCGGTCCTCTCCGGTACGACTACCCGGAGCACCTGGCCGGAGAGTTCCCGGGCGATTACGGGTTCGATATAGCAGGCCTGGGCCGGGACCCCGTTGCTTTCGCCAACTACTTTAA CTTTGAGATCTTACATTGTCGATGGGCCATGCTTGctgctcttggtgttgttgttcctgaGTTGTTAGATCTATTTGGGATAGTGCATTTTGTTGAGCCTGTCTGGTGGAAAGTTGGTTATGCCAAACTTCAG GGTGATACTCTTGATTACCTTGGGATTCCTGGGTTCCGAATTGCTGGTGGTCAAGGCATCATCGTCATCGCTATCTGTCAAGTCCTTTTGATG GTTGGGCCAGAATATGCGAGATACTGTGGGATCGAGGCGCTAGAACCCTTGGGAATATATCTTCCTGGGGACATAAACTACCCAGGTGGAGCACTGTTCGATCCATTGGGGCTGTCCAAAGACCCTGTTGCGTTCGAAGAACTCAAGGTGAAGGAGATAAAAAATGGTCGTCTAGCAATGGTTGCATGGATCGGATTCTACATCCAGGCGGCTGTAACCGGCAAGGGCCCTGTGCAGAACCTCGCCGAGCACTTGTCGGATCCACTCCACAACAACATTTTATCCCCCTTTCTTTGA